In one Platichthys flesus chromosome 3, fPlaFle2.1, whole genome shotgun sequence genomic region, the following are encoded:
- the lrrtm4l2 gene encoding leucine-rich repeat transmembrane neuronal protein 4, producing MCCSSISCRGLLLPPAAMGSVMLDWRLSCLLLQAAVLLLLSKGERMCPLSCRCEGKIVYCESGIFQDIPENITTGCQGLSLRYNNLLVLLPYQFAHLNQLIWLYLDHNSINAIDALAFHGVRRLKELILSSNKISHLHNKTFSAIPNLRNLDLSYNQLQSLQPEHLYGLRKLQNLHLRSNGLKQILIRSFLECRNLEFLDLGYNRLRSLTRTTFLGLFKLKELHLEHNQFSRMNVFIFPRLTNLQTLYLQWNRIRSINQGVPWTWHKLQKLDLSGNEIQILDPAVFRCMPNLQILNLESNKLSSVPEEAVAAWTSLNTISLAGNSWDCSPGICPLMAWLKTFRDSKDISMICSSPKSVQGERVVDALRNLSTCVDVSGVFTTTALIILTSAQVVNATTHPTPSGVTDLTRTESPAQRLTPSPVPHSWTARKTTESTTTRSTSNIPPEPSTSTIPELQFEHMAFHKIIAGSVALFLSVSLILLVIYVSWRRYPNTMRQLQQHSVNHKRRKKARKQEQDLNSQLQEYYLSYHSNSETMDSLVTETRPCTCTISGSIECEV from the exons ATGTGCTGTTCATCCATCTCTTGCAGAGGATTACTCCTTCCCCCAGCAGCGATGG GTTCAGTGATGTTGGACTGGAGGTTATCGTGTCTTCTTCTGCAGGcagctgtgctgctgttgctcAGCAAGGGGGAGAGGATGTGCCCCTTGAGTTGTCGCTGTGAAGGAAAGATTGTTTATTGCGAGTCTGGCATCTTCCAAGACATCCCAGAAAACATCACCACGGGCTGCCAAGGTCTTTCTCTGCGTTACAACAATCTGCTGGTCCTGCTGCCGTACCAATTCGCCCACCTCAACCAGCTCATTTGGCTTTATTTGGACCACAACTCCATCAATGCAATAGACGCGTTAGCCTTTCATGGTGTGCGCAGGCTCAAGGAGCTGATCCTCAGCTCCAACAAAATAAGCCACCTGCACAATAAAACGTTCAGCGCCATACCAAACCTGAGAAATCTGGACTTATCCTACAATCAACTGCAGTCACTGCAACCAGAGCATTTGTATGGTCTGCGTAAGCTACAGAATCTTCACCTTCGATCCAATGGACTGAAACAGATCCTCATTCGATCGTTTCTGGAATGCCGCAATCTGGAGTTTCTAGATTTGGGTTATAATCGCTTGCGAAGCCTCACCCGTACAACGTTCTTAGGTCTGTTCAAGTTAAAAGAGCTTCATTTGGAGCACAACCAATTTTCCAGAATGAATGTCTTTATTTTCCCACGCCTTACCAACCTCCAAACTCTTTATTTGCAATGGAATCGTATACGATCCATCAATCAAGGCGTCCCCTGGACCTGGCATAAATTGCAAAAATTGGACCTGTCAGGAAATGAAATCCAAATCTTGGATCCAGCAGTTTTCCGGTGTATGCCAAACTTACAAATACTCAATCTGGAGTCAAACAAGCTGAGTAGTGTGCCTGAAGAAGCCGTGGCCGCGTGGACCTCCCTGAACACCATCAGCCTGGCTGGTAACTCCTGGGACTGCAGCCCCGGCATCTGCCCTCTCATGGCATGGCTCAAAACCTTCAGAGACTCAAAAGATATCAGCATGATATGCAGCAGTCCCAAGTCTGTGCAGGGAGAAAGAGTCGTGGATGCACTGAGAAACCTCTCGACATGTGTGGATGTTTCGGGTGTGTTTACAACCACAGCCCTCATCATCCTGACTTCTGCCCAGGTCGTGAACGCCACAACTCACCCCACTCCCTCTGGTGTTACAGATCTGACTCGTACTGAGTCACCGGCACAGAGATTAACTCCTTCACCTGTCCCCCATAGCTGGACGGCCAGAAAGACAACAGAATCCACAACCACGAGGTCTACATCGAACATCCCCCCTGAGCCCTCAACATCAACCATCCCAGAGCTACAGTTTGAACATATGGCTTTCCACAAAATCATTGCAGGCAGCGTAGCCCTGTTCCTGTCAGTGTCATTGATCCTTCTGGTTATTTATGTCTCATGGAGGCGCTACCCCAACACCAtgaggcagctgcagcagcactcaGTCAACCATAAGCGCAGGAAAAAGGCCCGAAAGCAGGAACAGGATCTTAACTCTCAGCTGCAAGAGTACTACCTGAGCTACCATTCAAACTCAGAGACTATGGACTCTTTGGTGACCGAGACAAGGCCTTGCACATGCACCATATCAGGATCCATAGAATGTGAGGTCTGA